One window of the Zea mays cultivar B73 chromosome 3, Zm-B73-REFERENCE-NAM-5.0, whole genome shotgun sequence genome contains the following:
- the LOC100284438 gene encoding Phosphatidate cytidylyltransferase 1, which translates to MQRDTSSSDVSASHVGRVRRRKHPTEATTDGNRANGQPLLVNDQNKYKSMLTRTYSTVWMIGGFAFIIYMGHLYIWAMVVVIQIYMARELFNLLRKSSEEKQLPGFRVLNWHFFFTAMLYTYGRFLSRQLVNTVTSDHLLYKVVSGLIKYQMFICYFLYIAGFVWFILTLKKKTYKYQFKQYAWTHMILLTVFAQSAFTVANIFEGIFWFLLPASLIVINDIFAYLFGFFLGRTPLIKLSPKKTWEGFIGASVTTIISAFLLANVMGHSQWLTCPRKDLLTGWLYCDPGPMFKPEHYSLGEWVPHWFPWKELAIMPVQWHALALGLFASIIAPFGGFFASGFKRAFKIKDFGDSIPGHGGITDRMDCQMVMAVFAYIYHQSFIAPQNFSVEIILDQIIRNLTYEEQKYVYEQLGEMFRERQLAHWLKAES; encoded by the exons ATGCAAAGGGACACAAGCTCTAGCGATGTTTCTGCTTCTCATGTAGGACGTGTAAGACGTCGCAAACATCCAACTGAG GCTACCACAGATGGGAATAGAGCTAATGGACAGCCATTGCTTGTCAATGATCAGAACAAATATAAATCAATGCTTACCCGTACGTATTCTACAGTATGGATGATTGGAGGCTTTGCCTTTATTATTTATATGGGTCATCTATATATCTGGGCTATGGTGGTTGTGATTCAAATATACATGGCAAGAGAACTTTTCAATTTACTCAGAAAATCCAGTGAAGAGAAACAACTGCCAGGGTTCAGGGTCCTGAATTG GCACTTCTTTTTCACGGCAATGCTGTACACTTATGGGCGCTTTCTTAGTCGTCAGCTGGTGAATACAGTGACTTCAGATCACTTGCTTTATAAGGTCGTCAGTGGCCTAATTAAGTATCAGATGTTTATCTGCTATTTCCTTTATATTGCAG GGTTTGTATGGTTTATTTTGACTCTCAAGAAAAAGACATACAAGTATCAGTTCAAACAGTATGCCTGGACACACATGATACTTTTAACAGTTTTTGCACAGTCTGCTTTCACTGTGGCAAACATATTTGAAGGGATATTCTG GTTTCTTTTGCCTGCTTCACTTATTGTGATCAACGATATTTTTGCTTATTTATTTGGGTTCTTTCTTGGGAGAACACCATTAATCAAGTTGTCTCCAAAGAAAACTTGGGAAGGTTTTATTGGTGCATCAGTGACAACTATCATCTCTGCGTTTCTG TTAGCAAATGTAATGGGCCATTCGCAATGGTTGACATGCCCAAGAAAG GATCTGTTGACTGGGTGGCTTTATTGTGATCCTGGTCCAATGTTTAAGCCAGAGCATTACTCATTGGGAGAGTGGGTGCCGCATTGG TTCCCATGGAAAGAACTAGCTATTATGCCTGTGCAGTGGCATGCTTTAGCCCTAGGTTTATTTGCATCAATAATAGCACCATTTGGAGGATTTTTTGCGAGTGGCTTCAAGAGGGCTTTTAAAATTAAG GATTTTGGTGACAGCATACCTGGGCATGGTGGAATTACTGACAGAATGGATTGTCAA ATGGTTATGGCAGTGTTTGCATACATATACCACCAATCATTCATTGCACCTCAGAACTTCTCTGTTGAGATAATCTTGGATCAG ATTATAAGAAACCTAACCTATGAGGAGCAAAAAtatgtatatgaacaacttggggaAATGTTCCGTGAGAGGCAATTGGCTCATTGGCTGAAAGCTGAGAGTTAG